A window from Sphingobacterium hotanense encodes these proteins:
- a CDS encoding ATP-binding protein, producing MKIKTKLNIGIGLLFLMILLLAFASTWYVSSLKREADNVLAANYLSVEYARNMLGASDQYSAGDTVALATLRSNLAKQKKNVTELSEKEITTNLELKLNRLLDNPSDPQHASELREELVNLMNVNMAAIVKKNDHTKLLANEAFLLISILGALSFLIAFVLWVNLPSNIADPIKKLTNSIREIAKQNYAQRLYFKGDSEFVDLANSFNSMAERLQEYSNSKLDHILQEKKRVEALVNSMHDPVIGLNDKKEILFINDEALQLIGLSREEVKLKPLQELANASDLIARIVEIPEKTPERQVHALEDNTLNIFVDNKESYFEKQVYAIEIVPTGEQALQHVGEVIILKNITSFKELDVAKTNFIATVSHELKTPIASIQMGLELLNHPKTGELSENQRKLMEGIKDDSERLLRITSELLNMSQVETGNIKLFAQWCNPMPVITYALQATRLQAEQKHIELVTELDEDLPEVYIDEEKTAWVLTNFITNAIRYSAEHSKIIVSLAKKDAKLVFSVQDHGKGIDSSYKDRIFDRYFQIPGSMRSGTGLGLSIAKDFIENQGGSIAVESSVGVGSTFSFSIPTNKNQHYSKS from the coding sequence ATGAAAATCAAAACAAAATTGAATATAGGCATAGGGTTATTGTTTTTAATGATCCTGTTGCTTGCGTTTGCAAGTACCTGGTATGTTAGTTCTTTGAAACGGGAAGCCGATAATGTATTGGCAGCAAATTATCTGTCGGTAGAATATGCAAGGAATATGTTGGGTGCGTCGGATCAATATAGCGCTGGTGATACAGTCGCACTAGCAACGCTACGTAGCAATTTAGCAAAACAAAAGAAAAACGTCACGGAATTGAGCGAGAAGGAAATTACGACAAATTTAGAATTGAAACTGAATAGGTTGTTAGACAATCCATCCGACCCACAGCATGCTAGCGAACTTAGGGAAGAGCTCGTCAACCTCATGAACGTGAATATGGCAGCTATCGTTAAAAAGAACGATCATACAAAATTGCTCGCTAATGAGGCTTTTTTGCTGATATCCATACTCGGAGCGTTAAGCTTTCTGATTGCCTTCGTATTGTGGGTCAATCTGCCAAGCAATATCGCCGATCCTATCAAAAAACTAACCAACAGCATTCGAGAGATCGCGAAACAGAATTACGCACAACGCCTTTACTTCAAAGGGGACTCAGAATTTGTCGACCTGGCAAATTCCTTTAACAGCATGGCTGAACGCTTGCAGGAATATTCAAATAGCAAATTAGATCACATCTTACAAGAAAAGAAGAGGGTAGAGGCCTTGGTGAATAGCATGCATGATCCTGTGATCGGATTGAATGACAAAAAGGAAATTCTGTTCATCAACGATGAGGCGCTACAGCTCATCGGTCTTAGCAGGGAAGAAGTCAAGCTGAAGCCGCTTCAGGAGCTCGCTAATGCAAGCGACCTGATTGCAAGGATTGTTGAAATTCCGGAAAAGACCCCTGAGCGACAAGTACATGCCTTAGAAGATAATACATTAAACATATTTGTAGATAATAAAGAAAGTTATTTTGAGAAGCAGGTTTATGCTATCGAAATTGTGCCAACAGGAGAACAGGCGTTACAACATGTAGGGGAGGTGATTATTCTGAAAAATATTACCAGCTTTAAGGAACTCGATGTCGCTAAAACAAACTTTATTGCCACCGTATCACATGAGTTGAAGACCCCTATAGCATCTATACAAATGGGCCTGGAATTATTGAACCACCCAAAGACGGGCGAGCTAAGTGAAAATCAACGAAAGTTAATGGAAGGAATAAAAGATGATAGCGAACGGTTGCTGCGAATTACTTCCGAGCTGCTCAATATGTCGCAAGTAGAGACTGGGAATATTAAGCTCTTTGCGCAATGGTGCAACCCAATGCCTGTTATTACTTACGCACTTCAGGCTACCCGATTGCAAGCCGAACAAAAACATATCGAGCTCGTAACGGAACTGGATGAAGATCTCCCGGAGGTCTATATCGATGAGGAAAAGACTGCTTGGGTTCTCACAAACTTTATTACGAATGCAATACGTTATTCAGCAGAGCACAGTAAAATCATCGTTTCACTGGCAAAGAAAGACGCCAAATTAGTCTTTTCGGTGCAAGATCATGGAAAAGGAATTGACAGCAGCTATAAGGATCGCATCTTTGATCGCTATTTTCAAATACCTGGATCTATGCGCTCCGGCACGGGATTGGGACTTTCCATTGCCAAGGATTTTATCGAGAATCAAGGCGGAAGTATTGCCGTAGAAAGTAGCGTAGGGGTCGGTAGCACTTTTTCATTCAGCATCCCGACAAACAAAAACCAGCATTATTCGAAATCGTAG
- a CDS encoding sensor protein KdpD has product MEEQRKSAEYFLNLLKQARRGKFKIYLGMSAGVGKSYRMLQEAHNLLRNGIPVKIGFIETHGRAETDALVTGLPVLPRRKLYYKGNELEEMDVDLILKLKPEVVIVDELAHSNIPGSKNEKRWQDVIELLEAGINVISAINIQHMESLQVELSAYLKMEVKERVPDKVFDMADELVLIDISVEDLIARLKEGKIYHVDKIQTALSNFFQAEHLDLLRELAVKEVASHAIKKHERYHVGAKKRRLERFMVCVSTDERRARNLIRRTSRLASYYHAEWFVLYVQTAKESSDKIALDKQRFLINNFKLATELGGQVIQIKGTDVPSHIVEQVLQMQITTLCIGRPHWSFFRILWTMGLFRKLLKKLEPIEVDLIILS; this is encoded by the coding sequence ATGGAAGAACAACGTAAATCCGCCGAATATTTCCTGAACCTGCTAAAGCAGGCGCGACGCGGGAAGTTTAAGATCTACCTTGGCATGAGTGCGGGCGTGGGAAAATCCTACCGCATGTTGCAGGAAGCACATAATCTGTTGCGTAATGGTATTCCAGTAAAAATCGGGTTCATTGAAACCCATGGTCGGGCGGAAACTGACGCTTTGGTCACGGGACTTCCCGTTCTTCCGCGAAGGAAACTATATTACAAAGGAAACGAACTGGAAGAGATGGATGTGGATTTAATACTGAAGCTTAAACCAGAAGTCGTAATCGTTGATGAATTAGCACATAGCAATATTCCCGGAAGTAAAAATGAAAAACGCTGGCAGGACGTTATTGAACTCCTAGAGGCTGGAATCAATGTCATCTCTGCCATCAACATACAACATATGGAAAGTTTACAGGTTGAGCTATCTGCCTATCTAAAAATGGAAGTAAAAGAGCGAGTGCCAGACAAAGTGTTCGATATGGCGGATGAGTTGGTGCTAATCGATATTAGTGTGGAAGACCTGATTGCGCGCTTAAAGGAAGGTAAGATATATCATGTAGACAAGATTCAAACCGCATTGAGCAATTTCTTCCAAGCAGAGCATCTGGATTTGCTTCGTGAATTGGCTGTGAAGGAAGTTGCAAGCCACGCCATCAAAAAGCATGAACGTTACCATGTTGGAGCGAAAAAGAGACGTTTAGAGCGCTTCATGGTCTGCGTCAGTACAGATGAAAGGCGCGCAAGAAACCTCATCAGGAGAACCTCCAGGCTAGCGAGTTATTATCATGCTGAATGGTTTGTCCTTTACGTGCAGACCGCGAAGGAGAGCAGTGATAAAATCGCGCTGGATAAACAACGTTTTCTAATTAATAATTTTAAATTGGCCACGGAATTAGGGGGACAGGTGATACAAATTAAAGGAACGGATGTTCCGAGCCATATCGTCGAGCAAGTATTGCAAATGCAGATCACGACACTTTGTATTGGCCGGCCGCATTGGTCGTTTTTTAGAATTTTATGGACGATGGGTTTATTTAGAAAACTACTGAAAAAACTAGAACCTATTGAAGTCGATTTAATTATACTCTCATGA
- a CDS encoding porin has protein sequence MEIKGWLAGLCCFSATALYAQENKDSLQNKLRINGYLEAYYTYDFQKPSNHEKADFIYSHNRSDEVSVNLAMLRATYQSERVRSQVALATGSYMNANYSAEHGVYKMIYEANVGYKLSPKSNFWIDAGIMPSHIGPESAIGIDNISLTRSISAENSPYFETGAKLSYQTPNEKWSLAILALNGWQRIQLPESSQGLSLGHQVQYKPSERLLLNSSSYIGDEGLDSLRIFHDFFIQVDATDRLSFLGLFDYDIQHQSNDDDVANYWTVGLQARYKLLENFNINARVEYFNDADAILFGSLESKPSEIVGISSGFDLHLFDGLFWRTEFRYLHSDAEIFKHKADQYKSANGNLTTALCWRF, from the coding sequence ATGGAAATTAAAGGTTGGCTCGCTGGGCTGTGTTGTTTCAGCGCTACAGCCTTATATGCCCAAGAGAATAAAGACAGTTTGCAAAACAAGCTGCGTATTAATGGTTACCTGGAGGCCTACTATACATACGATTTCCAGAAGCCATCAAATCATGAGAAGGCTGACTTCATCTATTCGCATAACCGAAGTGATGAGGTATCGGTCAATCTTGCTATGTTGCGGGCAACTTACCAGAGCGAGCGCGTTCGTAGTCAGGTAGCTTTGGCTACTGGCTCCTATATGAATGCGAATTACTCCGCTGAGCATGGAGTATATAAAATGATTTATGAGGCTAATGTGGGGTATAAGTTAAGTCCGAAATCTAATTTCTGGATTGACGCCGGTATTATGCCTTCACATATCGGTCCGGAAAGTGCTATAGGTATAGATAATATTAGTTTGACACGCAGCATCTCGGCCGAGAACTCACCATATTTTGAAACGGGGGCTAAGTTGAGCTATCAAACTCCGAACGAAAAGTGGAGCCTCGCTATTTTGGCGCTCAATGGTTGGCAAAGGATTCAACTGCCCGAATCAAGTCAAGGTTTGTCCCTTGGCCATCAGGTTCAATATAAACCTTCCGAGCGTCTATTGTTGAATAGTAGCTCATATATAGGCGATGAAGGCCTGGATAGCCTACGCATATTCCACGATTTCTTTATACAAGTGGATGCTACAGACCGCCTTAGCTTTTTAGGACTATTTGATTATGATATACAGCATCAATCTAATGACGACGATGTGGCGAATTATTGGACGGTCGGATTGCAGGCTCGGTATAAATTATTAGAAAACTTTAATATAAATGCCCGTGTGGAGTATTTTAACGATGCTGATGCTATACTATTCGGTAGCTTAGAATCTAAACCATCAGAAATTGTGGGCATTTCCTCAGGGTTCGATCTTCATTTGTTCGATGGCTTATTTTGGCGCACGGAATTTCGCTATCTGCACAGTGACGCTGAGATATTTAAGCATAAAGCAGATCAGTATAAATCGGCAAATGGGAACTTGACCACGGCCTTATGCTGGCGATTTTAG
- the kdpC gene encoding potassium-transporting ATPase subunit KdpC: MKSNITIAIRLSIICLFVFAVLYPFIIWALAQTQASKGKGKMIEVAGKSYYYHIGQAFEGDHYFQSRPSAVDYNAAGSGGSNKGPSNEAYLDEVAARIDTFLQKNPTVRRAQVPVDLVTASGSGLDPHISVQAAYVQAARVAELRGLSVPQVNNLVAEIKEKALWGLFGPETIHVLKLNLALDDMNNKLGGNHGN; encoded by the coding sequence ATGAAATCCAACATAACAATTGCTATCCGACTGAGTATCATCTGTCTATTTGTGTTCGCTGTGCTTTATCCATTTATCATATGGGCGCTAGCGCAAACCCAAGCTTCCAAAGGGAAAGGAAAAATGATTGAAGTAGCGGGAAAGTCGTATTACTATCACATTGGGCAAGCCTTCGAAGGGGACCATTATTTTCAATCCCGTCCCTCTGCGGTGGATTATAATGCAGCAGGATCCGGAGGCAGCAATAAAGGTCCTTCCAACGAAGCTTATTTAGATGAGGTTGCAGCACGCATAGACACATTTCTTCAAAAGAACCCTACTGTTCGGCGTGCGCAAGTACCTGTAGACCTCGTAACTGCGAGCGGAAGTGGATTAGATCCGCATATATCTGTGCAGGCAGCATATGTACAAGCAGCTCGGGTTGCGGAATTGCGAGGTCTATCCGTCCCTCAGGTAAATAATCTAGTAGCTGAAATTAAGGAAAAGGCACTATGGGGATTATTTGGTCCCGAAACTATCCACGTCCTGAAACTCAATTTGGCATTAGATGATATGAATAATAAGTTAGGAGGGAACCATGGAAATTAA